One region of Polypterus senegalus isolate Bchr_013 chromosome 11, ASM1683550v1, whole genome shotgun sequence genomic DNA includes:
- the dusp2 gene encoding dual specificity protein phosphatase 2, with the protein MGVLDVIEVDSSELAQLIKGEPNCLVLDCRPFLSFSRVQIKESRNVTWNSVMRRRSKSSAVSLEWLVTDKTLLTRLRDGELSPVVVLDEDTRSAADLKADSLVGMLLNALANEVQQGTTQICFLKGGFERFSAVCSELCSQFAGLNFSGAAVRDSDSVLTGRTTPLYDQGGPVEILPFLFLGSAHHSSHREALRSLRITAVLNVSSSCPNLFENELQYKCIPVEDSQAADISSWFAEAIEFIDSVKNNGGRVLVHCQAGISRSATICLAYLIQSWRVRLDEAFDFVKQRRGVISPNLGFMGQLLQFETDVLCH; encoded by the exons ATGGGGGTTTTGGACGTAATAGAAGTTGACAGCTCTGAGCTGGCCCAGCTCATTAAAGGCGAGCCGAACTGTTTGGTTCTGGACTGCAGacccttcctttctttctctcggGTCCAGATTAAGGAATCCCGAAATGTAACCTGGAATTCAGTGATGCGTCGACGCTCCAAAAGCTCAGCGGTCAGTTTGGAGTGGCTAGTGACTGACAAAACGCTTCTCACGCGGCTGCGGGACGGAGAACTGTCCCCTGTGGTGGTGCTGGATGAAGACACCCGCTCCGCCGCAGACCTCAAAGCCGACAGCCTCGTTGGGATGCTGCTAAACGCTTTGGCCAATGAAGTCCAACAAGGGACAACGCAGATCTGCTTTCTGAAAG gtGGATTCGAAAGATTCTCAGCTGTGTGCTCTGAGCTCTGTTCGCAGTTCGCAGGTCTCAACTTCTCCGGCGCCGCAGTACGAGACTCGGACTCAGTCCTCACAGGAAGAACGACTCCGCTCTATGATCAG GGTGGTCCAGTAGAAAtcctgccttttctttttctgggCAGTGCCCACCATTCTTCTCACCGGGAGGCACTGAGGTCCCTTCGGATCACTGCGGTATTGAATGTATCTTCCTCCTGTCCTAATCTGTTTGAGAATGAACTCCAGTACAAATGTATTCCAGTAGAGGACAGTCAAGCGGCAGACATCAGTTCATGGTTTGCAGAGGCCATTGAATTTATTG ATTCTGTGAAGAACAATGGTGGTCGTGTGCTGGTCCATTGCCAGGCTGGCATTTCCCGATCCGCCACCATCTGTTTGGCTTATctgattcagtcctggagggtccgCCTGGATGAGGCCTTTGACTTTGTGAAGCAGCGTCGTGGGGTCATCTCCCCAAATCTTGGTTTTATGGGTCAGTTATTGCAGTTTGAGACGGACGTGCTTTGTCACtga